AAATCGGATGCCTAAGCCTCCAAAGTGTTTATATGTAACAGGTTATACGCATTACTCTTCCATTGCAATAACAAGATCTACAGTAGAAAACAAAGAATTTCACACCAGTGGTTAAAATGGAAGTCTGTAATCTGATCATCGATTTTTAACGCACTTCACAACGTAACAATGTTATGTTACACTCGTTTCAATAAAAAGGGGGACCATATATGACGGATGATTTGATCTCCAAGAAAGAATTGTTGGACCTGACAGGAATCTCATACGGCCAGTTATACCGTTGGAAGCGGAAAAATCTCATTCCGGAAGAATGGTTCATTCGGAAGTCGTCCTACACCGGACAAGAGACCTTTTTTCCCAAACAACAGATTTTACTGCGCATTGACAAGATTCTCAATATGAAAGACGGATTATCGCTGGATGAGCTGGCAGACGTGTTCTCACCTACGTTGGGTGAAGTAGAGATGTCTGCACAGCAACTATTAGAGCGAAACATTGTTTCACAGATCTCGCTGGATCTGTTAAAAGAAGCAGGTCGAGAACAACCGCTGTATGCTTTGGAGCAGATTATGATGCTCTACGTCCTTGATAAGCTGTTAATGAGCGGAGATATTACTCGGCAAGAGGGCGCGTTGCTGATC
The nucleotide sequence above comes from Paenibacillus sp. W2I17. Encoded proteins:
- a CDS encoding YhbD family protein; the encoded protein is MTDDLISKKELLDLTGISYGQLYRWKRKNLIPEEWFIRKSSYTGQETFFPKQQILLRIDKILNMKDGLSLDELADVFSPTLGEVEMSAQQLLERNIVSQISLDLLKEAGREQPLYALEQIMMLYVLDKLLMSGDITRQEGALLIEVMSEHYYRFTGKPSELVLIRKMGVPSFMLVTAGTEFYFDNGVKVVLRQPMGTFMEELKLKLG